The following proteins are encoded in a genomic region of Deinococcus sp. YIM 134068:
- a CDS encoding metallophosphoesterase family protein: protein MRLAFLSDLHGNIHALTAVKRFLAEHSVHEVIVVGDLVGYGASPGPVIDLVGREGWTAGLGSSDMRVALELGERTGRGGVAEQVLNWTRRVLSPEQLDFLRRLPSGGRLKTPVGRVRYFHGAPHDPAGRLDLMAPERELEALAEGLNARVLVVGGSHVPFVRVIGETTFVDPGSVGLSLNHEPGADVALVDCAGRRPVVSLHKVPYDFASSAFDIMAWNLPPVIADVIRTGRMG, encoded by the coding sequence TTGCGACTGGCCTTCTTGAGTGACCTTCACGGCAACATCCACGCGCTGACGGCGGTGAAACGCTTTCTGGCGGAGCACTCGGTCCACGAGGTCATCGTGGTGGGAGACCTCGTGGGCTACGGGGCCTCGCCGGGGCCAGTCATTGACCTCGTGGGGCGCGAGGGCTGGACCGCCGGGCTGGGCAGCAGCGACATGCGCGTCGCCCTCGAACTCGGCGAGCGGACCGGGCGCGGCGGGGTGGCCGAGCAGGTGCTGAACTGGACGCGCCGGGTGCTCTCGCCCGAGCAGCTCGACTTCCTGCGGAGACTGCCGTCGGGGGGCCGCCTCAAGACCCCGGTGGGCCGGGTGCGGTATTTCCACGGCGCGCCCCACGATCCCGCCGGTCGGCTCGACCTGATGGCCCCCGAGCGCGAGCTGGAGGCGCTCGCCGAGGGCCTGAACGCGCGGGTCCTCGTGGTGGGCGGCTCACACGTGCCCTTCGTGCGGGTGATCGGGGAGACGACCTTCGTGGACCCCGGCAGCGTGGGCCTGAGCCTCAACCACGAGCCGGGGGCGGACGTGGCCCTCGTGGACTGCGCGGGCCGCCGCCCGGTGGTCAGCCTCCACAAGGTGCCCTACGACTTCGCGTCGTCGGCCTTCGACATCATGGCGTGGAACCTGCCGCCCGTGATCGCGGACGTGATCCGGACGGGGCGGATGGGGTGA
- the uvrC gene encoding excinuclease ABC subunit UvrC: protein MHFDDLPVLPASPGVYIFRKGGTPIYIGKAVNLRSRVGQHFKAGGKSGKFTALADALEFITARNEVEALVLEANLIKQHRPHYNVLLKDDKHYPFLKLTNEEYPMLVVTRRVVQDGASYYGPYPDASAVRRVKHLVDTMFPLRKNSGLPLQKKPRPCLNYHMGRCLGPCIDAADAGEYRRVVDDVKALLEGRAAHVVARLKEDMRVAARAQDFEQAARVRDRVGAVEKLFGTEQHAYVSDETDLDFLGVAQAGEYAMVQLFRMRGGRVVGRDKRFLTNAEGGGDAGEIVEAFVQDYYTQATHVPGLILLPAEFGAAPVWGEFLSERAGRRVEMRTPKRGDKADLVEMAQRNASVGLESELALLERRGDHPGLDALREVLALPERPWRIEGYDNSNLFGTNIVSGMVVFEGGRARRGEHRRFKVKGLEQPDDYAAMRQTITRRFTGSLSDKLPLPDLVLIDGGRGQVNAALDALREANIHVPVVGLAKREERIILPGRYGAQWWLEAGTEVGVDRELLLPHTHPALRVLIGVRDEVHHHAVSYHRKLRGQDMLRSVFDDLPGIGQKRRDALLEHFTSLEDLASAPVEHIARVPGMNLRAAQSVKDFLASRAGNAAPV from the coding sequence GTGCATTTCGACGATCTGCCCGTGTTGCCAGCCAGTCCCGGCGTGTACATCTTCCGCAAGGGGGGGACGCCGATCTATATCGGCAAGGCGGTCAACCTCAGATCACGGGTGGGGCAGCACTTCAAGGCGGGGGGCAAGAGCGGCAAGTTCACGGCGCTCGCCGACGCGCTGGAGTTCATCACGGCCAGGAACGAGGTCGAGGCCCTCGTGCTAGAGGCCAACCTCATCAAGCAGCACCGCCCGCATTACAACGTGCTGCTCAAGGACGACAAGCACTACCCGTTCCTCAAGCTGACGAACGAGGAGTACCCGATGCTGGTGGTGACGCGGCGGGTGGTGCAGGACGGGGCGAGCTACTACGGCCCGTACCCGGACGCCTCGGCGGTGCGGCGGGTGAAGCATCTCGTGGACACGATGTTTCCGCTTCGGAAGAACTCGGGGCTGCCCCTTCAGAAAAAGCCTCGCCCCTGCCTGAACTACCACATGGGCCGCTGCCTGGGGCCGTGCATCGACGCCGCCGACGCGGGGGAGTACCGCCGGGTGGTGGACGACGTGAAGGCGCTGCTGGAGGGGCGGGCCGCCCACGTCGTCGCCCGGCTGAAGGAGGACATGCGGGTGGCGGCGCGGGCGCAGGATTTCGAGCAGGCGGCCCGCGTGCGCGACCGGGTGGGGGCGGTGGAGAAGTTGTTCGGGACCGAGCAGCACGCCTACGTCTCGGACGAGACGGACCTCGATTTCCTGGGGGTGGCGCAGGCGGGCGAGTACGCGATGGTGCAGCTCTTCCGCATGCGCGGCGGGCGGGTGGTGGGCCGCGACAAGCGCTTCCTGACGAACGCGGAGGGGGGCGGGGACGCGGGCGAGATCGTGGAGGCGTTCGTGCAGGACTACTACACCCAGGCGACGCACGTGCCGGGGCTGATCCTGCTGCCCGCCGAGTTCGGGGCCGCGCCGGTGTGGGGCGAGTTCCTGAGCGAGCGGGCGGGTCGGCGGGTCGAGATGCGGACGCCCAAGCGCGGGGACAAGGCCGACCTCGTGGAGATGGCGCAGCGCAACGCCTCGGTGGGGCTGGAGTCCGAACTCGCCCTGCTGGAGCGGCGGGGCGACCATCCCGGCCTGGACGCCCTGCGCGAGGTGCTGGCGCTGCCGGAGCGGCCCTGGCGCATCGAGGGGTACGACAACTCCAACCTCTTCGGCACGAATATCGTCTCCGGGATGGTGGTCTTCGAGGGGGGGCGGGCGCGGCGGGGCGAGCATCGGCGCTTCAAGGTGAAGGGGCTGGAGCAGCCCGACGACTACGCGGCGATGCGGCAGACGATCACGCGGCGCTTCACGGGCAGTCTGTCGGACAAGCTGCCGCTGCCGGACCTCGTGCTGATCGACGGGGGGCGGGGGCAGGTGAACGCGGCCCTCGACGCGCTGCGCGAGGCGAACATCCACGTTCCGGTGGTCGGCCTCGCCAAGCGCGAGGAGCGGATCATCCTGCCGGGGCGGTATGGGGCGCAGTGGTGGCTGGAGGCGGGGACGGAGGTGGGCGTGGACCGCGAGTTGCTGCTTCCGCACACGCACCCGGCCCTGCGCGTCCTGATCGGCGTGCGGGACGAGGTTCACCACCACGCCGTGAGTTACCACCGCAAGCTGCGCGGTCAGGACATGCTGCGGAGCGTCTTCGACGACCTGCCGGGCATCGGGCAGAAGCGGCGGGACGCGCTGCTGGAGCACTTCACCTCGCTGGAGGACCTCGCCTCGGCCCCGGTGGAGCACATCGCGCGGGTGCCGGGAATGAACCTGCGGGCCGCGCAGAGCGTGAAGGACTTCCTGGCGAGCCGGGCGGGGAACGCGGCCCCGGTGTGA
- the lnt gene encoding apolipoprotein N-acyltransferase codes for MPPLPPVPVSLALGALLAACGLPLPWSFLSYVPLALLLVHVTGAASSRGVAARMWWAGAAYSAVHLWWLTAFLAKLFGTPVLGVLAFALFALEGAFLAVMALLAARLVRTREARVWAIAGGWVVLEWLRFLGPLAFPWPTLGYTLLPTPAIQIADLGGVLLGSVLIAATAAALVSFWWGRRSPLVLLSALWVAALAYGVTRVPGSGPVQPLLVLRTEFDSFGRATRQLSPAQQLDVQRALSAARRPGELVVWSETAVTAPGNRPRLPEFPAPGLTGVGTPYGEQPRRNSVVSVAAGGQITARNEKARLVPFGEYFPLYGTLRPVYRLIEGVLGFNLGGLTPAPTLTPLTLNGVSYGAYVCYDSVFPWVARQLTQKGAHLLVNVSNDGWYDGWGVTQHFQMGRVRAIETRRWVVRSVNEGVAATVDDLGRPVQTLSRGEGVLHARPRLLTGQTPYVRYGDLPALLLAALMVGYGGWLGRRPATSVQPPA; via the coding sequence GTGCCGCCCCTCCCCCCCGTCCCCGTCTCCCTCGCCCTGGGGGCGCTCCTCGCCGCCTGTGGGCTGCCGCTGCCGTGGAGCTTCCTCTCGTACGTCCCGCTCGCGCTGCTGCTCGTCCACGTCACGGGGGCCGCCTCCTCGCGCGGGGTCGCCGCCCGGATGTGGTGGGCGGGCGCGGCCTACAGCGCCGTTCACCTGTGGTGGCTCACCGCCTTCCTCGCCAAGCTCTTCGGAACGCCCGTGCTCGGCGTGCTCGCGTTCGCCCTCTTCGCGCTGGAGGGGGCCTTTCTCGCCGTCATGGCCCTCCTCGCCGCCCGGCTCGTCCGCACGCGGGAGGCGCGGGTGTGGGCCATCGCGGGCGGGTGGGTCGTGCTGGAATGGCTGCGCTTTCTCGGCCCGCTCGCCTTTCCGTGGCCGACGCTGGGGTACACCCTGCTCCCCACCCCCGCCATCCAGATCGCCGACCTCGGCGGGGTGCTCCTCGGCAGCGTCCTCATCGCCGCCACCGCCGCCGCCCTCGTCTCCTTCTGGTGGGGGAGACGGTCCCCCCTCGTCCTCCTCTCCGCCCTGTGGGTCGCCGCCCTCGCCTACGGGGTGACGCGGGTGCCGGGGAGCGGCCCCGTTCAACCCCTGCTCGTGCTGAGAACCGAGTTCGATTCGTTCGGGCGGGCCACCCGCCAGCTCAGCCCCGCCCAGCAACTGGACGTGCAGCGCGCTCTCAGCGCGGCGCGGCGGCCCGGCGAACTCGTGGTCTGGAGCGAGACGGCGGTGACGGCCCCCGGCAATCGCCCCCGCCTGCCCGAGTTCCCCGCCCCCGGCCTCACCGGCGTCGGCACCCCCTACGGGGAGCAACCCCGGCGCAACTCGGTCGTGAGCGTCGCCGCGGGCGGCCAGATCACCGCCCGCAACGAGAAGGCCCGGCTCGTCCCCTTCGGCGAGTATTTCCCGCTGTACGGCACCCTGCGTCCCGTTTACCGGTTGATCGAGGGCGTCCTCGGGTTCAACCTCGGCGGCCTGACCCCCGCCCCCACCCTCACCCCCCTGACCCTGAACGGTGTCTCCTACGGGGCCTACGTCTGCTACGACAGCGTGTTTCCGTGGGTCGCCCGTCAACTCACGCAGAAGGGCGCGCACCTCCTCGTCAACGTCTCCAACGACGGCTGGTACGACGGCTGGGGTGTCACCCAGCACTTCCAGATGGGCCGCGTCCGCGCCATCGAGACCCGCCGCTGGGTCGTCCGCAGCGTCAACGAGGGCGTCGCCGCCACCGTGGACGACCTGGGCCGTCCGGTCCAGACCCTCAGCCGGGGAGAAGGCGTCCTCCACGCCCGCCCCCGACTGCTGACCGGACAGACCCCCTACGTCCGATACGGCGACCTGCCCGCCCTGCTCCTCGCCGCGCTGATGGTGGGCTACGGGGGATGGCTGGGACGGCGGCCAGCGACCAGCGTCCAGCCGCCAGCATGA
- a CDS encoding sugar ABC transporter permease: MTATPTPNPTPGTGPGRASASSLPPGGYVHQEPSALRKALPWLVAAAVVIGLVVLGYFLARNMAGRPRSFTIYFVEGGWRSFLLFLLAASGLLALTSLIGQRVGIARTGRKISYAAVLGDQLTHLFLMLVVLVAIYPIFYVLLAAFDPRNSLFAFPNFSDPNIFYRTGLLPDLGVLSLENFRRLFDGVVIPGWQLVLFVIGGAALAALLLITLAGRLGRDETSVARSRAWVMRVLVVALAVLVVFMTPAQFTGQGNESKFILSVRNTMLVSGITGVLAILLSTTAGYAMARLRFPGRFQTLLFFIFIQMFPVFLALVAVYTLLVALGLTNTFTGLILAYSGGAIAFNTWIFKGYVESLPESLEEAAMVDGATRWQTFLRVVLPLSGGILVFIFLNQFIGTYAEFILANVLLTGVEKWTVGVMLLSFTSAQFATKWGIFAAAATLGALPIIALFYGFQGYFVGGTVSGGVKE; the protein is encoded by the coding sequence GTGACGGCGACCCCGACTCCGAATCCGACCCCCGGCACCGGCCCTGGCCGCGCCTCCGCCTCTTCCCTGCCGCCCGGCGGGTACGTCCATCAGGAACCGAGTGCGCTCAGAAAGGCGCTGCCGTGGCTTGTCGCCGCCGCCGTCGTGATCGGCCTCGTCGTGCTGGGGTACTTTCTGGCACGAAATATGGCGGGGCGGCCCCGGAGCTTCACGATCTACTTCGTGGAGGGGGGCTGGCGCAGCTTCCTGCTGTTCCTGCTCGCGGCGAGCGGGCTGCTGGCGCTCACCAGCCTGATCGGGCAGCGGGTCGGAATCGCCCGGACGGGGAGGAAGATCAGCTACGCGGCGGTGCTGGGCGACCAGCTCACGCACCTGTTCCTCATGCTGGTCGTGCTGGTGGCGATCTACCCGATCTTCTACGTGCTGCTGGCGGCGTTCGATCCGCGCAACAGCCTGTTCGCCTTTCCCAACTTCAGCGACCCCAACATCTTCTACCGCACCGGGCTGCTGCCCGACCTGGGCGTGCTGAGCCTGGAGAACTTCCGGCGGCTGTTCGACGGGGTGGTCATTCCGGGGTGGCAACTCGTGCTGTTCGTGATCGGCGGGGCGGCGCTGGCCGCGCTGCTGCTGATCACGCTGGCGGGGCGGCTCGGGCGCGACGAGACTTCCGTCGCCCGGAGCCGCGCCTGGGTGATGCGCGTGCTCGTCGTTGCGCTGGCCGTGCTGGTGGTCTTCATGACTCCCGCGCAATTCACCGGACAGGGCAACGAGAGCAAGTTCATCCTCTCGGTGCGCAATACCATGCTGGTGTCGGGCATCACGGGGGTGCTGGCGATCCTGCTCTCGACCACGGCGGGGTACGCGATGGCCCGGCTGCGCTTTCCGGGCCGCTTCCAGACGCTGCTGTTCTTCATCTTCATCCAGATGTTCCCGGTGTTCCTGGCGCTGGTGGCCGTCTATACCCTGCTGGTGGCGCTGGGCCTGACGAATACCTTCACCGGCCTGATCCTGGCGTACTCGGGCGGGGCTATCGCCTTCAACACCTGGATTTTCAAGGGGTACGTCGAATCGCTGCCCGAGTCGCTGGAGGAGGCGGCGATGGTGGACGGGGCGACCCGCTGGCAGACTTTCCTGCGGGTGGTGTTGCCGCTGTCGGGCGGGATTCTGGTATTCATCTTCCTCAACCAGTTCATCGGCACGTACGCGGAGTTCATCCTGGCGAACGTGCTGCTGACCGGCGTGGAGAAGTGGACGGTGGGGGTGATGCTCCTGAGCTTCACCAGCGCGCAGTTCGCGACCAAGTGGGGCATCTTCGCCGCCGCCGCGACGCTGGGGGCGCTGCCGATCATCGCGCTGTTCTACGGGTTCCAGGGGTACTTCGTGGGCGGGACGGTCTCGGGGGGGGTCAAGGAGTAA
- a CDS encoding alpha/beta fold hydrolase, whose product MSARSHFTRVRGLRTHARVHGEGPAVVLVPGLGCASWMYARVARELARERTVYLYDPPGHGHSAAPPHGPATLADLADHLAAWLDAADLHGVPLFGHSLGAEIIFDLTARHPGLSPALIACAPTGIPENPSVAGQFLRLLRDLPRERPGLLLPGLAAYARCGPTRMLRLARDQSGHETGPLLSRIRVPTLLLDGTADPVVRSWTVRAIRHSIPHATIRRIEGGTHALTDSHPEAVARATLEFLGDRDEG is encoded by the coding sequence TTGAGCGCCCGCTCGCACTTCACCCGTGTGCGCGGCCTGCGGACCCACGCCCGCGTCCACGGCGAGGGGCCGGCGGTCGTCCTCGTCCCCGGCCTGGGCTGCGCCTCGTGGATGTATGCCCGCGTCGCCCGCGAACTCGCCCGCGAGCGCACCGTCTACCTGTACGACCCCCCCGGCCACGGCCACAGCGCGGCCCCCCCGCACGGCCCCGCCACCCTCGCCGACCTCGCCGACCACCTCGCCGCGTGGCTGGACGCGGCGGACCTGCACGGTGTCCCCCTCTTCGGGCACTCCCTCGGCGCAGAGATCATCTTCGACCTCACCGCCCGGCACCCCGGCCTCTCCCCGGCTCTCATCGCCTGCGCCCCCACCGGCATCCCCGAGAATCCCAGCGTCGCCGGGCAGTTCCTGCGGCTGCTGCGGGACCTTCCGCGCGAGCGCCCCGGCCTCCTGCTGCCCGGCCTCGCCGCCTACGCCCGCTGCGGCCCCACCCGGATGCTCCGCCTCGCCCGCGACCAGAGCGGCCACGAGACCGGCCCCCTGCTCTCCCGCATCCGCGTCCCCACCCTCCTCCTCGACGGCACCGCCGACCCCGTGGTCCGCTCCTGGACCGTCCGCGCCATCCGCCACAGCATTCCCCACGCCACGATCCGCCGCATCGAGGGCGGCACCCACGCCCTCACGGACTCGCATCCGGAGGCGGTGGCACGGGCGACGCTGGAGTTCCTGGGAGACAGGGATGAGGGATGA
- a CDS encoding alpha/beta fold hydrolase: protein MLPPVRAQTYRAGGARLSYHVTGEGDPIILVHGLSGSGRWWRRNVPALAISHRVYVVDLVGYGRAYRQRALGVRGAAALIADWMDDLGMERATLIGHSMGGHICTHVAALRPGRVRHLVLACASGLLTGNIYRVALKLPRAAVTGRLTFMPRVFADAVRAGPLNVWRSTTDLLGDHVGDLLPTLTARTLVIWGARDALVPARIGRMLAAAIPGARYEELPRAGHVVMVDAPERFNALVLDFLAEAERGDEAADRSAGA from the coding sequence ATGCTCCCCCCCGTGCGAGCGCAGACCTACCGGGCCGGGGGTGCCCGCCTCTCCTACCACGTCACGGGCGAGGGCGACCCGATCATCCTCGTCCACGGGCTGAGCGGGTCGGGGCGCTGGTGGCGGCGCAACGTGCCCGCCCTCGCCATTTCACACCGGGTCTACGTCGTCGATCTCGTCGGCTATGGCCGGGCCTACCGCCAGCGGGCGCTCGGGGTGCGGGGGGCGGCGGCCCTGATCGCCGACTGGATGGACGACCTCGGGATGGAGCGCGCGACCCTGATCGGGCACTCGATGGGCGGGCATATCTGCACCCACGTGGCGGCCCTGCGACCTGGCCGGGTGCGCCACCTCGTCCTCGCATGCGCGAGCGGCCTGCTGACCGGCAACATCTACCGGGTCGCGCTGAAGCTGCCCAGGGCCGCCGTCACGGGCCGCCTCACCTTCATGCCGCGCGTGTTCGCCGACGCCGTGCGCGCCGGGCCGCTCAACGTGTGGCGAAGCACCACCGACCTCCTCGGGGACCATGTGGGCGACCTGCTCCCCACCCTCACCGCGCGGACGCTCGTGATCTGGGGGGCGCGCGACGCCCTCGTGCCCGCCCGCATTGGCCGGATGCTCGCGGCGGCCATCCCCGGTGCCCGCTACGAGGAACTGCCCCGCGCCGGGCACGTCGTCATGGTGGACGCCCCCGAACGCTTCAACGCCCTCGTCCTCGATTTCCTCGCGGAGGCCGAGCGTGGGGACGAGGCGGCGGACCGGAGCGCCGGGGCTTGA
- a CDS encoding alanine--glyoxylate aminotransferase family protein: MFEDMHNDHILLTPGPTPIHPRAQRALMRGMLGHMDPEVFALNREIQADLRVMYGTEPEAFTALLAGTGSLGMEAGFANLVEAGDEVLVCANGSFGRRMAEMAARYGARVRLVTAPLGEAINPADVAAHLGGVSMVAVVHGETSTGVLNPVPEIARLVRRSGALLTVDAVTTAGMEPFHMAAWGVDYAYTGAQKCLSAPPGLAPVAISERAFARFSARRSPTPLWYCDFEGLRDYWTRHTYHHTVPVNLHYAFHAALGAALEEGLETRQARVRRLGRAVVDTLAPLGFSHYVRDPAARLPTVLALRLPPGFDDAGIRTALRRREISVTGGLGPTAGVIWRLGLMGEAAHFAPYHALMRALESLLGERGLAERFEEAWGGVPA; encoded by the coding sequence ATGTTCGAGGACATGCACAACGACCACATTCTCCTGACGCCCGGACCGACGCCGATCCACCCACGGGCGCAGCGGGCGCTGATGCGGGGAATGCTGGGGCATATGGACCCCGAGGTCTTCGCGTTGAACCGGGAGATTCAGGCGGACCTGCGGGTGATGTACGGCACCGAGCCGGAGGCGTTCACGGCGCTGCTGGCCGGGACCGGGAGCCTGGGGATGGAGGCGGGTTTCGCCAATCTCGTCGAGGCGGGGGACGAGGTGCTCGTGTGCGCGAACGGCTCGTTCGGACGGCGCATGGCGGAGATGGCCGCCCGCTACGGGGCGCGGGTGCGGCTGGTGACGGCCCCACTCGGGGAGGCGATCAATCCGGCGGACGTGGCCGCGCACCTGGGTGGCGTGAGCATGGTCGCCGTCGTCCACGGGGAGACGAGCACGGGGGTCCTGAACCCGGTGCCCGAGATTGCCCGGCTGGTGCGCCGCAGCGGGGCGCTGCTCACGGTGGACGCGGTGACGACTGCCGGGATGGAGCCGTTCCACATGGCCGCGTGGGGGGTGGACTACGCCTACACGGGCGCGCAGAAGTGCCTCTCGGCCCCCCCCGGCCTCGCCCCCGTCGCCATCAGCGAACGGGCCTTCGCGCGCTTCAGCGCCCGCCGCTCCCCGACCCCGCTGTGGTACTGCGACTTCGAGGGCCTGCGCGACTACTGGACCCGGCACACCTACCACCACACGGTCCCCGTCAACCTCCACTACGCCTTCCACGCCGCCCTCGGGGCCGCGCTGGAAGAGGGGCTGGAGACCCGGCAGGCCCGCGTCCGCCGCCTCGGGCGGGCCGTCGTGGACACGCTCGCGCCCCTGGGCTTCTCCCACTACGTCCGGGACCCCGCCGCCCGCTTACCCACCGTCCTCGCCCTGAGACTGCCCCCCGGCTTCGACGACGCGGGCATCCGCACGGCCCTGCGGCGGCGCGAGATCAGCGTCACGGGCGGCCTCGGCCCCACGGCGGGCGTGATCTGGCGCTTGGGCCTGATGGGCGAGGCCGCCCACTTCGCCCCCTACCACGCCCTGATGCGCGCCCTGGAGAGCCTGCTCGGCGAACGCGGGCTGGCAGAGCGGTTCGAGGAGGCGTGGGGGGGAGTTCCCGCCTGA
- a CDS encoding ABC transporter permease subunit, which produces MTVTLPQRSSRSTTPPDGTRGVLIAVFVLMLLLGGAALLGWLLSSLTARVVPGAPPYMILVYTLAALVVGMPLVARAVPWITNWFYLFPALVFLAAFTVLPVVLTVNYAFTNYSGENSGNPDSGVRTEASLSADRLRVTLAETPEATSVRDYLRCRAATCAGDTIVLFDETASTPVQARIAGVQGNVVTLAAPVAAGLEVANATRLNRYGYVGLANFQEILSKASTALLPVFVWTVVFAFSTVVLNAVAGLILGILLYNKRLKGRNVYRTLLFLPWAIPTVISVQMWVALFNQQFGIVNKTLGLLGLTAVPWLGDPLWAKISVLLVNLWLGFPYMMTATISALATINEDLYEAASIDGASRWQQVTNITLPLLRTSFTPILLSAFAFNFNNFGIIYLLTQGGPAQEGRESTAQSTDILLSWGYNTAFASSGGQNYALASAIALIIFFLTLAISVVNFRAAGVFKEARK; this is translated from the coding sequence ATGACCGTGACCCTGCCCCAACGTTCCTCCCGCTCCACGACCCCGCCCGACGGCACACGCGGCGTCCTCATTGCGGTGTTCGTGTTGATGCTGCTGCTCGGCGGTGCCGCGTTGCTCGGGTGGCTGCTGTCCAGCCTCACGGCGCGCGTGGTGCCGGGGGCACCGCCCTACATGATCCTGGTGTACACGCTCGCGGCGCTGGTGGTGGGGATGCCGCTGGTGGCCCGCGCGGTGCCGTGGATCACCAACTGGTTCTACCTGTTTCCGGCGCTGGTGTTTCTGGCGGCCTTCACGGTGCTGCCGGTCGTGCTGACGGTGAACTACGCCTTCACGAATTACAGCGGTGAGAACAGCGGCAACCCCGACTCGGGGGTGCGGACGGAGGCGAGCCTGAGTGCGGACCGCCTCAGGGTGACGCTGGCCGAGACGCCGGAGGCCACGTCGGTGCGAGACTACCTGCGCTGCCGCGCGGCGACGTGCGCGGGGGATACCATCGTGCTGTTCGACGAGACGGCCTCGACGCCCGTGCAGGCGCGGATCGCGGGCGTGCAGGGGAACGTGGTGACGCTCGCGGCCCCGGTGGCGGCGGGCCTGGAGGTGGCGAACGCGACCCGGCTCAACCGCTACGGGTACGTGGGGCTGGCGAACTTCCAGGAGATTCTTTCCAAGGCGAGCACGGCGCTCCTGCCCGTCTTCGTCTGGACGGTGGTGTTCGCCTTTTCGACGGTGGTGCTCAACGCGGTGGCGGGGCTGATTCTGGGCATCCTGCTGTACAACAAGCGGCTCAAGGGGCGCAACGTCTACCGGACGCTGCTCTTCTTGCCGTGGGCGATTCCGACCGTGATCAGCGTGCAGATGTGGGTGGCGCTGTTCAACCAGCAGTTCGGGATCGTGAACAAGACGCTGGGGCTGCTGGGACTGACGGCGGTGCCGTGGCTGGGCGATCCGCTGTGGGCCAAGATCAGCGTGCTGCTGGTCAACCTGTGGCTGGGCTTTCCGTACATGATGACGGCGACCATCTCGGCGCTGGCGACGATCAACGAGGACCTGTACGAGGCGGCGAGCATCGACGGGGCGAGCCGCTGGCAGCAGGTGACGAACATCACGCTGCCGCTGCTGAGAACGTCGTTCACGCCGATCCTGCTCTCGGCGTTCGCGTTCAACTTCAACAACTTCGGGATCATCTACCTGCTGACCCAGGGCGGCCCGGCGCAGGAGGGCCGCGAGAGCACCGCGCAGAGCACCGACATCCTGCTGTCCTGGGGCTACAACACGGCCTTCGCCTCGTCAGGTGGGCAGAACTACGCGCTGGCGAGTGCGATTGCCCTCATCATCTTCTTCCTGACGCTGGCGATCTCGGTGGTGAACTTCCGCGCCGCAGGTGTGTTCAAGGAGGCCCGCAAGTGA
- a CDS encoding histidine phosphatase family protein: MPVPRLFLVRHGQTASNVARLLRGPSGADDPLDPVGETQARRLAAHLATLGLPDPRVYASPYLRARQTAQAVADALGVPVAVLEGVHEIHPGDWEGRPYEHLLTHAHELRQGEGGFGFPGGETLEQVGTRFRRALHGLPATETPVVVSHGGALSAVLATLLGVDAADAWKERRFAHPNAALTELGRHGERWELVRMADAGHLD; encoded by the coding sequence ATGCCCGTTCCCCGCCTCTTCCTCGTCCGCCACGGCCAGACCGCCTCGAACGTCGCCCGCCTCCTGCGCGGCCCGTCCGGGGCCGACGATCCCCTCGACCCGGTGGGGGAGACCCAGGCCCGCCGCCTCGCCGCCCACCTCGCCACCCTGGGGCTGCCCGACCCGCGTGTCTACGCCAGCCCCTACCTCCGCGCCCGGCAGACCGCGCAGGCCGTCGCCGACGCCCTCGGCGTGCCCGTCGCCGTGCTGGAGGGCGTCCACGAGATTCACCCCGGCGACTGGGAGGGCCGTCCCTACGAGCACCTCCTCACCCACGCCCACGAGCTGCGGCAGGGGGAAGGCGGCTTCGGCTTCCCCGGCGGCGAGACTCTGGAGCAGGTCGGCACCCGCTTCCGCCGCGCCCTCCACGGCCTGCCCGCGACGGAGACCCCGGTCGTCGTCTCCCACGGCGGTGCCCTCTCCGCCGTCCTCGCCACCCTCCTCGGCGTCGACGCCGCTGACGCCTGGAAGGAACGCCGCTTCGCCCACCCCAACGCCGCCCTCACCGAACTGGGACGCCACGGCGAACGCTGGGAGCTGGTGCGGATGGCGGACGCGGGACATCTGGATTAA